From a single Paenibacillus sp. FSL R5-0345 genomic region:
- a CDS encoding RNA-binding domain-containing protein, giving the protein MDISTLSEAEAIEIINEEESHFMDFKSKRITGKDLQKIVCAFANADGGEVFVGIEDDGDTLDRWIGFNNQEESNQLIQTISIDIKPSIPVIFEYYRISGAPEKGLVLKINVAKSAEIHYTSDTKVFVRKGAQKLPLDAEKITNLKLSKGLLSFEDQIILGYTGEELSESEALLSFLESYSPITSSHDFLKKQRLIRKHEENFSPTVAGTLLYADNPSAILPKKCAVKIVRYDTSEIEPRREHLKEQFTVEGHLMSQITESLSIIQKVIENVRILGDKGLENTKYPTEAIKEIVVNALIHRDYNISDDVQILIFNNRIEVKNPGRLPGHITIDNILEERFARNSNIVRMLNKYPDPPNKDIGEGLNTAFQKMREMRLRNPRISLEENKVIVILPHDPLASPEETILQYLKDHQEINNGTARKLCGIPSPDNMKQVFARLRDRDLIELVPGKFGKASSWRKKR; this is encoded by the coding sequence GTGGATATTAGCACTTTATCAGAAGCAGAGGCAATTGAAATAATTAACGAAGAAGAAAGCCATTTCATGGACTTTAAAAGCAAAAGAATTACAGGCAAAGACTTGCAGAAAATCGTTTGTGCTTTTGCCAATGCAGATGGTGGTGAAGTGTTCGTAGGAATTGAAGATGACGGAGATACATTGGATAGATGGATAGGATTCAATAACCAAGAAGAATCAAACCAATTAATACAAACCATTTCAATCGACATAAAACCATCTATTCCCGTAATCTTTGAGTATTATCGTATTAGTGGTGCGCCTGAAAAAGGACTTGTATTAAAGATAAATGTAGCGAAAAGTGCAGAAATTCATTATACCTCTGATACAAAAGTATTTGTAAGAAAAGGCGCTCAAAAACTACCATTAGATGCAGAAAAAATAACTAATTTAAAATTATCCAAAGGTTTACTATCTTTTGAAGACCAAATTATTTTAGGATATACTGGCGAAGAATTGTCCGAGTCAGAAGCGCTCTTATCATTTCTTGAAAGTTATTCACCAATAACTAGCTCCCACGATTTTTTAAAAAAACAACGTTTAATACGTAAACATGAAGAGAATTTTTCACCCACAGTTGCAGGAACTCTGTTGTATGCAGATAACCCATCAGCAATATTACCTAAAAAATGTGCTGTAAAAATAGTTCGATACGATACTAGTGAGATTGAACCAAGAAGAGAACATTTAAAAGAACAGTTCACAGTCGAAGGACATTTAATGTCTCAGATTACAGAATCTTTAAGTATTATTCAAAAAGTAATTGAAAATGTTCGTATCTTAGGAGATAAAGGTCTTGAAAACACAAAATACCCAACTGAAGCAATTAAAGAGATTGTTGTAAACGCATTAATTCATAGGGATTATAACATCTCTGATGACGTGCAAATACTCATATTTAACAATCGCATTGAAGTAAAAAACCCTGGTCGACTTCCAGGACATATTACCATAGATAATATACTCGAAGAACGTTTCGCCAGAAATTCAAATATTGTTCGAATGTTAAATAAATATCCTGATCCTCCTAATAAGGATATCGGTGAAGGTTTGAACACAGCTTTTCAAAAAATGAGAGAAATGCGGCTTAGAAACCCTAGAATTTCACTTGAAGAAAATAAAGTAATCGTAATACTACCTCATGATCCGCTTGCCTCTCCTGAAGAAACAATTCTTCAATATTTAAAGGATCATCAGGAAATAAACAATGGAACGGCACGAAAACTGTGTGGCATTCCTTCACCTGATAACATGAAGCAAGTTTTTGCAAGATTGAGAGACAGAGATCTTATCGAACTGGTTCCTGGGAAATTTGGAAAGGCAAGCAGCTGGCGCAAAAAGAGGTAA
- a CDS encoding DUF262 domain-containing protein — MSVTRLFSGGNKQFIVPAYQRRYLWGKDQWMDLWNDIQNIEVGEEHFLGSIAVINPQLNIEINQFEVVDGQQRFTTLSLLIAVFRDSLIQSGCEQEAAIGETLHSSQITCRSLY; from the coding sequence ATGTCGGTAACGCGTTTATTTTCTGGTGGAAATAAACAGTTTATTGTCCCTGCATACCAAAGAAGATATCTATGGGGCAAAGATCAATGGATGGATTTATGGAATGATATTCAGAACATAGAAGTTGGGGAAGAGCACTTCCTTGGTTCTATAGCGGTTATTAATCCTCAGCTTAATATTGAAATTAACCAATTTGAAGTAGTTGACGGGCAACAACGCTTTACAACGCTTTCTTTGCTTATTGCTGTTTTTCGTGACAGTTTGATTCAGAGCGGATGCGAACAGGAAGCAGCGATTGGAGAGACTCTTCATAGTTCCCAAATAACTTGCCGAAGCTTATACTAG
- a CDS encoding HNH endonuclease family protein: protein MLTSDEYIPSDADFVANLKMKNFRQDDQCKYILERIEKYHINFSKAKSIANRSFLHIKHIMPKTIKSKISKKEYGDWETYLGAVTALHDIHVNKIGNLTLFCSSLNIVASNNLFEEKKKNYEQSSIIMTKQLSDCPKWDIATIQERTNKLAGIVADIWRL, encoded by the coding sequence GTGCTGACCAGTGATGAATATATTCCATCGGACGCAGATTTCGTTGCTAATTTAAAAATGAAGAACTTCAGACAAGATGATCAATGCAAATACATACTGGAGCGAATTGAGAAATACCACATAAACTTCAGTAAAGCAAAAAGCATTGCAAACCGATCATTTCTTCATATCAAGCATATTATGCCAAAAACGATCAAGTCCAAGATTAGTAAAAAAGAATATGGAGATTGGGAGACCTATTTGGGGGCTGTCACGGCTTTGCATGATATCCATGTTAATAAAATTGGAAATCTGACTCTATTTTGTTCAAGTTTAAATATCGTTGCATCGAATAATCTCTTTGAAGAAAAGAAGAAAAATTATGAGCAATCATCGATAATAATGACTAAGCAGCTTAGCGATTGTCCGAAATGGGATATAGCGACGATTCAAGAACGGACAAATAAACTAGCTGGCATCGTTGCTGATATTTGGAGATTGTAA
- a CDS encoding NUDIX domain-containing protein: MGRKDYYHEKNAPTPNSIVAAASAIVVNDVGEVLMHKRTDNLLWSLPGGAMDFGENIEQTIIREVKEETGFDVIVNKLIGTYTDPDHIIQYTNGEVRQQFSLCFECKIIGGNLTVSSESHEVSFFKITDILSINAHPAQMVRINDYLLNQEKALIR; encoded by the coding sequence GTGGGAAGAAAAGACTATTATCATGAAAAGAACGCTCCAACCCCTAATTCAATAGTTGCTGCAGCATCAGCAATCGTTGTTAACGATGTAGGAGAAGTATTAATGCATAAAAGAACTGATAATTTATTGTGGTCATTACCTGGAGGGGCAATGGACTTTGGAGAGAATATCGAGCAGACAATAATAAGAGAAGTCAAAGAGGAAACAGGGTTTGATGTGATAGTAAATAAACTAATTGGAACTTACACGGATCCTGATCACATTATACAGTATACCAATGGTGAAGTTCGGCAGCAGTTTTCTTTATGTTTTGAATGCAAAATTATTGGAGGAAATTTAACGGTCAGTAGTGAATCGCATGAAGTTTCTTTTTTCAAAATAACAGATATTTTAAGTATAAACGCACATCCAGCTCAAATGGTACGAATTAATGATTATTTGCTTAATCAAGAAAAAGCACTTATTAGATAA
- a CDS encoding DUF5919 domain-containing protein, whose amino-acid sequence MQQKDFSKKFVEILLYVILALLGGMLVFIGFWLKGTMESVMISIGTSIIASVILYFILNSVLGDPFSPVMEKLRGSVEILDRSSKTGLSAVWKHRAELHTNSWIDKIKSSHESIEFLGFAMAFLPEFPEFSDLLKKKANEGCKIRILLGDPNSDAVKNRNIEESDEGLISSRIETSIRRLRSICDLDNVEIRLHQTPLYCSLYRFDDEMNVTPHLYGLRGSAAPLFCFNKIPDGLFMSYEKHFQDVWEISVPLNISDQAVS is encoded by the coding sequence ATGCAACAAAAAGATTTTTCAAAGAAATTTGTTGAGATTTTATTGTATGTGATTTTAGCATTATTAGGTGGAATGTTAGTTTTTATTGGATTTTGGCTTAAAGGTACAATGGAAAGTGTAATGATTAGTATCGGAACCTCAATAATTGCATCAGTAATTTTGTATTTTATTCTTAACTCTGTACTAGGGGATCCTTTCTCTCCTGTTATGGAAAAACTACGAGGTTCTGTTGAAATTCTTGATAGGTCGAGCAAGACAGGATTGTCTGCAGTCTGGAAACATCGAGCTGAATTACACACAAACAGTTGGATTGATAAAATAAAATCGTCTCATGAAAGCATTGAGTTTCTAGGTTTTGCTATGGCGTTTTTACCGGAATTTCCAGAATTTTCAGATTTGTTAAAGAAGAAGGCAAATGAAGGTTGTAAAATAAGAATTTTACTAGGTGATCCTAATTCTGATGCAGTTAAGAATAGAAATATTGAAGAGTCTGATGAAGGTTTGATATCATCCCGTATTGAGACAAGTATTCGAAGGTTGAGATCTATCTGTGACCTAGATAATGTCGAAATAAGACTTCATCAAACTCCACTTTACTGTTCACTTTATAGATTTGATGATGAAATGAACGTAACACCCCATCTTTATGGTTTGCGGGGTAGCGCGGCGCCGTTATTCTGTTTTAACAAAATCCCGGATGGTCTATTTATGTCTTATGAAAAACATTTTCAAGATGTTTGGGAAATATCCGTACCCCTTAATATCTCTGATCAAGCCGTTTCCTAA